A part of Procambarus clarkii isolate CNS0578487 chromosome 21, FALCON_Pclarkii_2.0, whole genome shotgun sequence genomic DNA contains:
- the LOC123760826 gene encoding meiotic recombination protein DMC1/LIM15 homolog, with amino-acid sequence MEDQALDVEVGALEEDVSFFTDIDELQSHGINAADIKKLKTAGICTVRGVQMTTRRKMCTIKGLSEAKVDKIKEVAAKLSGGDGFVTALVVCERRRHIFRVSTGSAELDSLLGGGIESMAITEVFGEFRTGKTQLSHTLCVTAQIPNEAGTYTGGKVIFIDTENTFRPDRLRAIADRFNLEQEAVLDNVLYTRAFTSEHQFDILDHVAAQFHEEPGIFKLLIVDSIMALFRVDFSGRGELADRQQRLAQYLSRLQKISEEYNVSVFITNQMTADPGATMSFQADPKKPIGGHILAHASTTRVSLRKGRGETRIAKIYDSPELPENEATFAITAGGIADAKE; translated from the exons ATGGAAGACCAGGCGCTGGACGTGGAGGTGGGGGCCCTGGAGGAGGACGTCAGCTTCTTCACGGACATAGACGAGTTACAGTCACACGGGATCAACGCTGCTGACATCAAGAAGTTGAAAACTGCTGGAATTTGCACTGTCCGCGGAGTCCAGATGACGACTCGACGCAAGATGTGCACTATCAAGGGATTATCTGAAGCTAAAGTAGATAAGATAAAGGAG GTAGCAGCCAAGCTGAGTGGTGGAGACGGGTTCGTGACAGCTCTAGTGGTGTGTGAACGCCGTCGACACATCTTTCGGGTGAGCACCGGGTCCGCGGAGCTTGACTCCCTGCTGGGGGGCGGCATAGAGAGTATGGCCATCACCGAGGTCTTCGGGGAGTTCCGCACCGGCAAGACCCAACTTTCACACACACTTTGTGTCACTGCGCAGATTCCCAATGAAGCCGGAACTTACACTGGAGGCAAG GTGATCTTCATTGATACGGAAAACACTTTTCGACCCGACCGTCTACGTGCTATCGCTGATCGCTTCAACCTGGAGCAAGAAGCCGTATTGGATAACGTGCTGTATACTCGAGCGTTCACATCTGAGCATCAGTTTGACATTCTTGACCACGTGGCTGCACAGTTCCACGAGGAGCCAGGCATATTCAAGTTGCTGATCGTAGACTCAATAATGGCATTGTTCAGAGTGGATTTCAGTGGACGGGGTGAGCTAGCTGAtaggcaacaaaggcttgcacagtACTTGTCCCGGCTCCAAAAAATCAGTGAGGAATACAACGTCTCAGTTTTTATTACAAATCAAATGACTGCTGACCCAGGTGCCACAATGTCTTTCCAAGCTGATCCCAAAAAACCCATCGGTGGCCACATCTTGGCTCACGCCTCCACTACCCGCGTGTCGTTACGTAAAGGACGGGGAGAAACGCGCATCGCCAAAATTTATGACAGTCCAGAGCTACCCGAAAACGAAGCCACCTTTGCTATCACTGCAGGAGGAATTGCAGATGCAAAGGAATGA